Proteins encoded in a region of the Paenibacillus pedocola genome:
- a CDS encoding DNA repair helicase XPB, with translation MTGTGSCIIRKDKTILLECGHPGFEAARTALADYAELVKSLPTYHTYRITPLSLWNAASGGRTAEEIIASLQGLSRWGTPAGLEEEIRRLISRYGRLELHAHMTDSRIMILRSDLPALLDELGEFLVLSGLQLNRSGLMECECPAVNRGLLKQELTRLGYPVIDMAGYREGQRLNLAWKEKEYHEGDSKEEIFGLRDYQREAVRLFHGSGGSGVVVLPCGAGKTVVGLAVLERLQCETLILTSSTTSVEQWREELLQRTNLEEEEIGEYTGERREVRPVTLATYQMLTHRRSKGDPFVHMNLFKERNWGLIIYDEVHLLPAPVFRATADIQATRRLGLTATLVREDGREGDVFSLIGPRCYDLPWKSLEQQGWIAAVECVEVIVPMESALRSRYIYAGGKEQFRLAAGNPAKAEVAEQIIAAHSGAAVLVIGQYLDQLEALADFLEAPLITGKTPQRERNELYAAFNEGSLKVLVVSKVANFAVNLPDASVAIEVSGAYGSRQEEAQRLGRILRPKPDENKAYFYTLVTGDSREQEFAMRRRLFLTEQGYEYAVRAGDPQKEAIL, from the coding sequence ATGACTGGGACAGGGTCATGCATTATCCGCAAAGATAAGACGATCCTGCTGGAATGCGGCCATCCGGGATTTGAAGCGGCGAGAACGGCGCTGGCTGATTACGCTGAGCTTGTGAAAAGTCTTCCGACCTACCACACCTACCGGATCACACCTCTGTCTTTATGGAACGCAGCATCCGGCGGAAGGACAGCGGAAGAGATTATTGCCAGCCTGCAGGGATTGTCCCGATGGGGAACACCGGCCGGGCTGGAGGAAGAAATCCGCAGGCTCATATCCCGATATGGCAGGCTGGAACTGCATGCCCATATGACTGACAGCCGGATCATGATCCTTCGCTCTGATCTGCCTGCTCTGCTAGATGAGCTGGGGGAATTTCTGGTGCTTAGCGGGCTCCAGTTGAACAGATCAGGGCTAATGGAATGTGAATGTCCTGCGGTGAATCGGGGACTGCTGAAGCAGGAGCTGACCAGACTCGGATATCCTGTGATCGACATGGCGGGCTACCGGGAAGGCCAGAGACTGAACCTTGCCTGGAAAGAAAAAGAATACCACGAAGGTGATTCTAAAGAAGAGATCTTCGGGCTTCGGGATTACCAGCGGGAAGCGGTCCGCTTATTTCATGGCAGTGGCGGCAGCGGTGTTGTTGTCCTGCCCTGCGGGGCAGGCAAGACAGTGGTCGGACTTGCCGTGCTGGAGAGGCTGCAATGCGAAACGCTGATTCTCACTTCGAGTACAACATCAGTGGAGCAATGGCGGGAAGAACTGCTGCAGCGGACGAATCTGGAGGAAGAGGAAATCGGAGAATATACCGGTGAACGCAGAGAAGTACGGCCTGTCACACTGGCTACCTATCAGATGCTGACACACCGGCGCTCTAAGGGCGATCCGTTTGTTCATATGAACCTGTTCAAGGAGCGTAACTGGGGGCTGATCATCTATGATGAGGTGCATTTGCTCCCGGCTCCGGTGTTCCGGGCTACCGCTGACATCCAGGCGACACGCCGCCTGGGGCTGACCGCGACTCTCGTCAGGGAAGACGGGCGTGAGGGAGATGTCTTCTCCTTGATTGGCCCGCGATGCTACGATCTGCCGTGGAAGTCGCTGGAGCAGCAGGGCTGGATTGCGGCTGTGGAATGTGTAGAGGTCATTGTGCCGATGGAGTCTGCCCTAAGGAGCCGTTATATCTATGCCGGAGGGAAAGAACAGTTCAGGCTTGCTGCAGGAAATCCGGCTAAGGCTGAGGTGGCGGAGCAGATTATTGCAGCGCATTCCGGAGCAGCAGTGCTCGTTATCGGCCAATACCTGGATCAGTTAGAGGCTTTAGCAGACTTCCTGGAAGCCCCTTTGATAACCGGTAAAACGCCGCAGCGGGAGCGTAATGAGCTGTATGCGGCATTTAATGAGGGGAGCCTCAAGGTTCTGGTGGTGTCTAAGGTTGCTAATTTTGCCGTGAATCTGCCGGATGCCTCAGTAGCTATAGAGGTTTCGGGCGCTTACGGCTCGCGGCAGGAAGAGGCTCAGCGGCTGGGACGAATCCTGCGCCCTAAACCGGATGAGAACAAAGCGTATTTCTACACACTTGTAACCGGGGATAGCCGGGAACAGGAATTTGCTATGCGGCGCAGGCTGTTTCTGACCGAGCAGGGCTATGAATATGCCGTTAGAGCAGGAGACCCGCAGAAGGAGGCGATACTATGA